One window of the Microvirga mediterraneensis genome contains the following:
- a CDS encoding ABC transporter permease subunit, with product MLSFIFRRFLSAIPTLFIIITISFFLIRLAPGGPFDLERPLEAKVMENLNRIYQLDKPLFQQYLLYLGAVVRGDFGPSFILRDFSVGELFARGLPISMTLGALALSFAILVGGTLGSIAALRQNSTVDYLVTGMGALGLTIPNFVVAPIFQIVFGLALAWLPVAGWANGNVRNLIMPVLVLSLPQIAVVARMTRAAMIENLRSNHIRTLRSLGLPTRVIVAHALRGAALPVVSYLGPAAAALLTGSVVVETIFGLPGIGRYFVEGALNRDYTLVMGTVVVVAIFVLLFNLVVDILYALIDPRIRYE from the coding sequence GTGCTCTCCTTCATCTTTCGCCGTTTCCTGTCGGCCATCCCCACCCTCTTCATCATCATCACCATCTCGTTCTTCCTGATCCGGCTCGCGCCAGGCGGGCCATTCGATCTGGAGCGGCCTCTCGAGGCCAAGGTGATGGAAAACCTCAACCGGATCTATCAGCTCGATAAGCCGCTCTTTCAGCAATACCTGCTGTATCTCGGCGCCGTCGTGCGGGGCGATTTCGGGCCCTCCTTCATCCTGCGTGACTTCTCCGTGGGAGAACTCTTCGCCCGCGGTCTGCCCATCTCGATGACGCTCGGCGCCCTGGCCCTGTCCTTCGCCATCCTCGTCGGCGGGACCCTGGGCTCCATCGCGGCCCTGCGCCAGAACAGCACCGTCGATTACCTGGTCACCGGCATGGGCGCGCTCGGCCTCACCATCCCGAACTTCGTGGTGGCGCCGATCTTCCAGATCGTCTTCGGCCTGGCCCTCGCGTGGCTCCCGGTCGCCGGCTGGGCGAACGGGAACGTCCGAAACCTGATCATGCCCGTGCTGGTCCTGTCCCTGCCGCAGATCGCCGTCGTGGCGCGCATGACCCGCGCCGCCATGATCGAGAACCTGCGCTCCAACCACATCCGCACCCTGCGCTCGCTGGGCCTGCCCACGCGGGTGATCGTGGCCCATGCCCTGCGCGGCGCCGCCCTGCCCGTGGTATCCTATCTCGGCCCGGCGGCGGCGGCCCTGCTCACCGGTTCCGTGGTGGTGGAGACCATCTTCGGCCTGCCGGGCATCGGACGCTACTTCGTCGAAGGAGCGCTCAACCGCGATTACACCCTCGTCATGGGCACGGTCGTGGTGGTCGCCATCTTCGTTCTGCTCTTCAACCTCGTGGTCGATATTCTCTACGCCCTTATCGATCCGCGCATTCGCTACGAGTGA
- the uraH gene encoding hydroxyisourate hydrolase: MGRLSTHVLDTANGRPARGVAIELFSLEGEQRRSIARTVTNADGRTDAPLMTGEAFRTGTYELVFSVGAYFKALGTATADPPFLDTVPIRFSLAEPDGHYHVPLLVSPWSYSTYRGS, translated from the coding sequence ATGGGACGCCTGTCCACCCACGTACTGGATACCGCCAACGGCCGGCCCGCGCGCGGCGTCGCCATCGAGCTTTTCTCCCTCGAGGGTGAGCAACGGCGCTCAATCGCGCGTACGGTTACCAATGCCGACGGACGCACGGACGCGCCCCTGATGACGGGCGAGGCGTTCCGAACGGGAACCTACGAGCTCGTCTTCTCGGTCGGGGCCTATTTCAAGGCGCTCGGCACGGCGACCGCCGATCCGCCGTTCCTGGACACGGTCCCGATCCGATTCAGCCTCGCGGAGCCCGACGGGCATTACCATGTTCCGCTCCTCGTTTCGCCCTGGAGCTATTCCACCTATCGAGGAAGCTGA
- a CDS encoding urate hydroxylase PuuD, giving the protein MIDPQISEWISQIIRWIHVITAIAWIGSSFYFIHLDLSLKKREGLPEGVGGEAWQVHGGGFYNMRKYLVAPPELPKELTWFKWESYSTWISGFFLIVWVYYLHADLYTIDPSVRALAPWQAPVIGIGGLVVSWFVYEGLCRSPLGKNGIVLGVALFVYILLAAFAFTQVFNGRAAFLHTGAMIATWMSASVFFIIIPNQTKVVATLLAGGSPDPKLGKEAKLRSTHNNYLTLPVIFLMLSNHYPLAWSSRYSVAIIGLIVIAGAVIRHFFNSQHAGKGSPWWTWALAALCIWAAIWLSILGKPGNANLAVAPAKATPAAVTASFDEAVLTIQSRCSMCHAAEPVWDGITTAPKGVRLDTPEEIARHAEIIRVQSVLTHAMPPNNITEMTLDERRAVATWLAAKDTATR; this is encoded by the coding sequence ATGATCGACCCGCAGATTTCCGAATGGATCAGCCAGATCATTCGCTGGATCCACGTGATCACGGCGATAGCCTGGATCGGCTCGTCCTTCTATTTCATCCATCTGGATCTCAGCCTCAAGAAGCGCGAGGGGCTGCCGGAAGGCGTCGGCGGCGAGGCCTGGCAGGTGCACGGCGGCGGGTTCTACAACATGCGCAAGTATCTCGTTGCGCCCCCCGAGCTGCCGAAGGAGCTGACCTGGTTCAAATGGGAGAGCTACTCCACCTGGATCAGCGGCTTCTTCCTCATCGTCTGGGTTTATTATCTCCACGCCGATCTCTACACCATCGATCCCAGCGTCCGGGCCCTGGCGCCCTGGCAGGCGCCCGTCATCGGCATCGGCGGCCTCGTGGTGAGCTGGTTCGTCTATGAGGGCCTGTGCCGCTCTCCCCTGGGCAAGAACGGGATCGTCCTCGGGGTTGCTCTTTTCGTCTACATCCTGCTGGCCGCCTTCGCCTTCACCCAGGTGTTCAACGGCCGCGCGGCCTTCCTCCATACGGGCGCTATGATCGCCACCTGGATGTCGGCGAGCGTGTTCTTCATCATCATCCCGAACCAGACCAAGGTGGTGGCGACCCTGCTGGCGGGCGGATCGCCGGACCCCAAACTGGGCAAGGAAGCCAAGCTGCGCTCGACGCACAACAACTACCTGACGCTTCCGGTCATCTTCCTGATGCTGTCGAACCACTATCCGCTCGCATGGTCGTCGCGCTACTCGGTGGCCATCATCGGTCTGATCGTGATCGCGGGCGCCGTGATCCGGCACTTCTTTAACTCGCAGCACGCCGGCAAGGGATCGCCCTGGTGGACCTGGGCACTGGCGGCGCTTTGCATCTGGGCGGCGATCTGGCTCTCGATCCTCGGTAAGCCGGGGAACGCCAATCTGGCGGTGGCTCCCGCGAAGGCGACGCCCGCCGCCGTCACCGCCTCCTTCGACGAGGCCGTGCTCACCATCCAGTCCCGTTGCTCCATGTGCCATGCGGCCGAGCCCGTGTGGGACGGCATTACGACGGCCCCGAAGGGCGTCCGCCTCGACACGCCGGAGGAGATCGCCCGCCATGCGGAGATCATCCGCGTCCAGAGCGTGCTGACCCACGCCATGCCGCCCAACAACATCACCGAGATGACCCTGGACGAGCGCAGGGCCGTGGCGACCTGGCTGGCGGCCAAGGACACGGCCACGCGCTGA
- a CDS encoding heme-binding protein — translation MTELTLDTAQKIAAATLKTAREKAFKPLSVVIYDARGALKVLLSEDGTSLKRAEIAMGKAYGALALGVGSRALHKMATDRPYFVASATHAVGGQLVPVPGGVLIKDAQGRVLGAVGVSGDTSDNDEIAAAGGIEAAGLVFDTGA, via the coding sequence GTGACCGAACTCACCCTGGACACCGCCCAGAAGATTGCCGCGGCAACCCTCAAGACCGCGCGTGAGAAGGCCTTCAAGCCGCTGTCCGTCGTCATCTACGACGCCCGCGGCGCTCTCAAGGTACTCTTGTCGGAGGATGGGACCAGCCTGAAGCGGGCCGAGATCGCCATGGGCAAGGCCTATGGCGCCCTCGCCCTCGGCGTCGGCTCCCGCGCCCTGCACAAGATGGCGACCGACCGGCCCTACTTCGTCGCCTCGGCCACCCATGCGGTCGGCGGACAGCTCGTCCCGGTCCCGGGCGGTGTCCTGATCAAGGATGCCCAAGGCCGGGTTCTCGGCGCCGTGGGCGTCTCGGGCGACACGTCGGACAACGACGAGATCGCCGCCGCCGGGGGCATCGAAGCCGCCGGACTGGTGTTCGACACCGGGGCCTGA
- a CDS encoding peptide ABC transporter substrate-binding protein: protein MSSWIKRTALAAVATAALTGAASAEVVYNRANSGEPETLDTHKTSTVQESHILRDMLEGLVTYNAKGEAVPGQAAKWEVSDDGKTYRFTLRDGLKWSNGDPVTAEDFVYSYRRIMDPATGAKYANILYPIKNAEKINKGQGKPEELGVKAVDPKTVEITLESATPYFIELLTHQTSQPVHKASVEKFGKDFVKPGNMVTNGAYKLVEFVPNSHIKLAKNENYYDAKNVQIDTVNYFPTPDFAAMVRRYEAGELDTTDDVPADQMKSLKERFKDQVKLGPYLGTWYMVVNSSKAPFNDVKVRQALSMLIDREFIAEQIWGQTMQPGYSFMPPGVGNYGEPAYMSYKDQSPIDREEAAKKLLTEAGFGPGKPLKVEIRYNTTDNNRNTVIAISEQWKQAGIETSFINTDGKTHFAHLRDGGDFDVARYGWIADYSDPNNFLFLLKSDNKGFNYGKYNNPEFDKLLDDAAKELDLKKRADMMKKAEAILMKDMPWIPIMYYGKSNLISPKIKGFVQNTRGVYPSRFLSKTQ from the coding sequence ATGTCATCATGGATCAAACGCACGGCCCTTGCCGCCGTCGCCACGGCCGCCCTCACGGGCGCCGCTTCGGCTGAAGTCGTCTACAACCGCGCCAATTCGGGCGAGCCGGAGACGCTCGACACCCACAAGACCTCGACCGTCCAGGAATCGCACATCCTGCGCGACATGCTCGAAGGTCTCGTGACCTACAATGCCAAGGGCGAGGCCGTGCCGGGCCAGGCCGCAAAGTGGGAAGTCAGCGACGACGGCAAGACCTACCGCTTTACGCTCCGTGATGGCCTGAAGTGGTCGAACGGCGACCCGGTCACGGCCGAGGACTTCGTCTATTCCTACCGCCGCATCATGGATCCGGCGACCGGCGCGAAATACGCCAACATCCTTTATCCCATCAAGAATGCCGAGAAGATCAACAAGGGCCAGGGCAAGCCCGAAGAGCTGGGCGTGAAGGCGGTCGACCCCAAGACGGTCGAGATCACCCTCGAGTCCGCGACCCCCTACTTCATCGAGCTGCTGACCCACCAAACCAGCCAGCCCGTGCACAAGGCCTCGGTCGAGAAGTTCGGCAAGGACTTCGTGAAGCCGGGCAACATGGTGACGAACGGCGCCTACAAGCTGGTCGAGTTCGTGCCGAACTCCCACATCAAGCTCGCCAAGAACGAGAACTACTACGACGCCAAGAACGTCCAGATCGATACGGTCAACTACTTCCCGACCCCCGACTTCGCCGCCATGGTCCGCCGCTATGAGGCCGGCGAGCTCGACACCACGGACGACGTTCCGGCCGACCAGATGAAGTCGCTCAAGGAGCGCTTCAAGGACCAGGTCAAGCTCGGTCCGTATCTCGGCACCTGGTACATGGTCGTGAACTCCTCCAAGGCTCCCTTCAACGACGTGAAGGTGCGCCAGGCCCTCTCCATGCTGATCGACCGCGAGTTCATCGCCGAGCAGATCTGGGGCCAGACCATGCAGCCGGGCTACTCGTTCATGCCTCCGGGCGTGGGCAATTACGGCGAGCCGGCCTACATGAGCTACAAGGACCAGTCTCCGATCGACCGCGAGGAAGCCGCCAAGAAGCTCCTCACGGAAGCGGGCTTCGGTCCCGGCAAGCCGCTGAAGGTCGAGATCCGCTACAACACCACGGACAACAACCGGAACACGGTCATCGCCATTTCCGAGCAGTGGAAGCAGGCCGGCATCGAGACCTCCTTCATCAACACGGACGGCAAGACCCACTTCGCCCACCTGCGTGACGGCGGCGACTTCGACGTGGCCCGCTACGGCTGGATCGCCGACTATTCGGATCCGAACAACTTCCTGTTCCTGCTCAAGAGCGACAACAAGGGCTTCAACTACGGCAAGTACAACAATCCGGAGTTCGATAAGCTGCTCGACGACGCTGCCAAGGAGCTCGATCTGAAGAAGCGCGCCGACATGATGAAGAAGGCCGAGGCGATCCTCATGAAGGACATGCCCTGGATCCCGATCATGTACTACGGCAAGAGCAACCTGATCTCGCCGAAGATCAAGGGCTTCGTTCAGAACACCCGCGGCGTCTATCCGTCGCGCTTCCTGTCGAAGACGCAGTAA